The Shewanella japonica genome has a window encoding:
- a CDS encoding ArsJ-associated glyceraldehyde-3-phosphate dehydrogenase: MTIKVGINGFGRMGRLSFRAAFDWEDVEFIQINDPAGNAATLAHLVNFDSVHGRWEHEAIANDNVIEVNGHKITCTANKAIADTDWSNCDVVIEASGVMKTKAKLQAYLDQGVKRVVVTAPVKEDGVLNVVMGVNHQDYDQAIHPIVTAASCTTNCLAPVVKVIHESLGIVHGSMTTIHDITNTQTILDAPHKDLRRARACGMSLIPTTTGSATAITHIFPELKGRLNGHAIRVPLANASITDCVFEVSRNTTEAEVNALLSEAAAGPLAGVLGYETRPLVSIDYKTDPRSAVIDAPSTMVVNGTQVKLYVWYDNEWGYANRTAELMRLVGLQDKANS, translated from the coding sequence ATGACAATTAAAGTAGGAATTAACGGTTTTGGCCGTATGGGACGTTTATCTTTTCGTGCTGCGTTTGATTGGGAAGATGTTGAGTTTATCCAGATTAACGATCCTGCTGGTAATGCTGCGACGTTAGCGCATCTGGTTAACTTTGATTCTGTCCATGGTCGCTGGGAACATGAAGCTATCGCCAATGATAATGTCATTGAGGTTAATGGTCATAAAATCACTTGTACAGCGAATAAAGCGATTGCAGATACCGATTGGTCTAATTGTGATGTGGTGATTGAAGCATCAGGTGTGATGAAGACCAAAGCAAAATTACAAGCTTATTTAGATCAAGGTGTAAAACGTGTTGTGGTTACTGCTCCAGTAAAAGAAGACGGTGTGTTAAATGTCGTTATGGGCGTAAACCATCAAGATTACGATCAAGCTATCCATCCGATTGTTACCGCTGCATCATGTACTACAAACTGTTTAGCACCAGTGGTTAAAGTGATTCATGAATCACTTGGGATTGTGCATGGTTCAATGACAACGATTCATGACATTACAAACACCCAAACAATCCTTGATGCACCCCATAAAGATTTACGTCGTGCAAGAGCGTGTGGCATGAGCCTTATTCCAACAACAACGGGATCGGCTACGGCAATCACTCATATTTTCCCTGAATTAAAAGGGCGCTTAAATGGTCACGCTATTCGTGTGCCATTAGCCAATGCTTCAATTACAGATTGTGTGTTTGAGGTGAGCCGAAATACCACGGAAGCGGAAGTTAACGCATTATTGAGTGAGGCTGCTGCAGGCCCTCTAGCGGGGGTGCTGGGTTATGAAACAAGACCACTTGTGTCTATTGATTATAAAACTGATCCTCGTTCAGCAGTTATTGATGCTCCATCGACCATGGTGGTAAATGGTACTCAAGTAAAATTATACGTGTGGTACGACAATGAATGGGGCTATGCAAACCGCACCGCAGAGTTAATGCGTTTAGTGGGTTTACAAGATAAAGCTAACTCCTAG
- a CDS encoding metalloregulator ArsR/SmtB family transcription factor, giving the protein MQPNVFFKCLADETRLRSLLLISVNHELCVCELMAALNDSQPKISRHLAQLRKEELLVDRRQGKWVYYRVNPQLPQWIQTMIAQTAESNSEFIANDVKRLAEMPNRPKEMCC; this is encoded by the coding sequence ATGCAACCCAATGTCTTTTTTAAATGCCTAGCTGATGAAACTCGCCTACGCAGTTTACTCCTTATTTCAGTTAATCATGAACTGTGTGTGTGTGAGTTAATGGCCGCGTTAAATGACAGTCAGCCGAAGATTTCTCGCCATCTCGCTCAGCTACGAAAAGAAGAACTGCTTGTTGATAGACGCCAAGGTAAATGGGTTTATTACCGAGTAAATCCTCAACTACCGCAATGGATACAAACTATGATTGCTCAAACTGCTGAGTCTAATAGTGAATTTATTGCCAATGATGTAAAACGATTGGCCGAGATGCCTAATCGACCTAAAGAAATGTGCTGCTAA